ATCCGGGAGTTGGTTTTCATTGAATTGAGCTATAAATACTTCTTTACAATTATAACAAAAACAGTAATAAAATAAATAGTTAAAATTCATTGTTTTACATCATTTATTTATGTTTTAAACAGATTTAACGGATTATGATTACATATTGTTTTATATTGAAATTTATTGTCTTTTTTATTAGTTTTGAAGATTTATGTAAACTATGCAAAACAGGCTTGTCCTTTAAGTTTAATAAAAACACTTAAAACAAACATGATAGGGCCTGTTTCATTTGAAAAATAAGAATTTAAACCTGAAAAATAAAGCATCAAAAAACAAGTAATAATAATATGTTCATTATGTACAGGCCCTATAAAGTTAACAATGAGAACTTTGAAACTTCATTGGTTAATCCAGAGTTAAGCCAATACCATCTTCTTCACGGCTGTATCCTGTTCCAAAATAACCACAGCACCAAAATATAAGCAAAAATAAAATTATAAACCATAGTACCGTGTCATTTCCCAAAATATTACTTAGAAAACTTTTATTTTTCCCCACTGACTTATACCTCCCCGTTAAATTTAGAAACATTTTCTATATCATATTATTCAAAATGCTGCTATTTTGTTACGCAAAAATAATCTTCTTGATAAGTAAATATTTATGATAGATAATGGGTATATTAAATATTGAAAAAAAAATAAAAAAATTTTTTATTTTTTGCTTGACATTAATTACTTTTTATGTTACAATTTAGTTATATTAATACTTTGTTATTATTTTTAACATTTTATATATTTTTTTCAATATTTAATAAAAAAGGGGGAAAATAACTATGAAGAAATGGGGTAAAATTGTTCCGATTATTATGCAATTGGCAGGTATCATAGCTCTTATATTAACAGGAGTTGCTGCAATTAAATGGCGCTAATAGCAAGGTTTCAATGAGGTTTCAAGTTGCAGGCATTGCTGACAAGTCTAAAAACATTATCTGCCCAAACTTAAAATTTTGAGCTTTAGGAATTAATTCCCAATTACTTACAATTTCTATGTTACATAATTATAAAAAATAGCCTTTTTGAGGCTATTTTTTGCTTCTTCAAACAGGATTATTTTCTGTCATTAATATACAATTTTATCAATTTCACTCCCAAAACTTGATTCTGGTGCAGAACGCAAATAAAATCATCATTAAATTTGCTTTATTTTTAATTATCAAGAAGGATTTTGTATTTATACATCGAATTATTATACTTAGTATTGTTAAAATTAAACTTTTAATAGGCTACCACTATACGGTAATTAATATTTTATTTTACTACAGGAGTTTAGACTATGCGAAAAATTAATAGACAACGGGATTATATTCTTAGGTTCAGGTATGTATATGTTTACCTGATTGCTTTCAGTGCAGCTCCATTAATTGTAGTTGCTACACCTCGTATTAGTTTTAACAGATGGCCTTATATATTGTTTTGGCTTTTGCTTGAGATAGCTGCAGATTTGAGACCCTTCAGAAGCATATTTTACATTGAAATGGATATATCATTATCTTTTGCAGTCCAGATGGCTATGGTAATTCTTCTGGATACCTGGGAGGCAGTATGGATTGTAATAATTGCAACTTTAATTGTCGAAATTATTTCAAGAAAACCATGGCATAAGGTTTTGTTCAATATCGGTCAATATAGTATTTCCCTATTGTTAACAAGCCTTGTTTTTCATTCCCTTAAGTTATCTCAGGGTAACATTAATCTTGACATCATAAGAGATTTACCTGCCACATTGATTGCAGTTTTGGTATATTATTTACTAAACACATTTTTTGTTTCTGTAGTTATCACCTTGTTTTCTGATAATAGATTCATAGATATTTTTTTCAATGATTATAAAAGTATTGCTGCCTTCTATTTTAGTAATACACCAATCAGCATCGCAGCCTCCCTTCTTTACAATGAACAGAGACCTTACACTATCCTAATTCTGGTTCCATCTCTTATAATGGCTAATCAGACATTGCGCTGGTATCATAGCTTACATATACAAACAGTTGAAACCCTTAATGTTGTCGCTGATATTGTTGACGAACGTGATAAATATACTTATTCCCATTCATTGCGTGTTGCAGAATA
This DNA window, taken from Bacillota bacterium, encodes the following:
- a CDS encoding HD-GYP domain-containing protein — its product is MRKINRQRDYILRFRYVYVYLIAFSAAPLIVVATPRISFNRWPYILFWLLLEIAADLRPFRSIFYIEMDISLSFAVQMAMVILLDTWEAVWIVIIATLIVEIISRKPWHKVLFNIGQYSISLLLTSLVFHSLKLSQGNINLDIIRDLPATLIAVLVYYLLNTFFVSVVITLFSDNRFIDIFFNDYKSIAAFYFSNTPISIAASLLYNEQRPYTILILVPSLIMANQTLRWYHSLHIQTVETLNVVADIVDERDKYTYSHSLRVAEYSRKIAQELNLPSDVVNEIETAGRVHDVGKIAVEDSILRKPGKLTEKEYDILKKHPVVAHRLLKNLKPYQNGAKYVLYHHERIDGKGYPEGISRMAIPLGARIIAVADSYDAMTSDRLYRNALPQWIAVEELKKYSGIQFDPVIVEAFIEVLKRDYGYNENSKEAVKNLQNI